A region of Oxyura jamaicensis isolate SHBP4307 breed ruddy duck chromosome 5, BPBGC_Ojam_1.0, whole genome shotgun sequence DNA encodes the following proteins:
- the LOC118167358 gene encoding olfactory receptor 1020-like, which translates to MVGNHTLTKFVLLGITDSPLAQVPLFGLFLLIYIFTLVGNIGIMVLVWAAPSLHTPMYFFLTHFSFTDICYSTVISPKMLSDLLSENKTISFAGCVTQFHGFAFFATAECHLLAVMAYDRYVAIRNPLLHVVVISRCLCQQLVAASYIVAFLSAIVYTVCTFGGSFCGPNRVDHFFCDASPVLKLVCSDTHSSEIVIFITVAINAGGTSMVILLSYICILHTVLRMHSAGSRSRAFNTCASHLMAISLFYGTIFFMYLQPASSHGSLDKVASVFYTLVTPMLNPLIYSLRNKEVKDALKSSGSQDLKL; encoded by the exons ATGGTAGGAAATCACACGTTGACTAAATTTGTCCTCTTGGGAATTACAGACAGTCCGTTGGCACAGGTGCCTCTCTTTGGGTTGTTTCTACTGATTTACATTTTCACGTTGGTGGGGAACATTGGGATTATGGTCTTGGTctgggctgctcccagccttcACACTCCCATGTACTTTTTCCTCacccatttttcatttactgaCATCTGCTATTCCACAGTCATCTCCCCCAAAATGCTATCAGACCTGTtatcagagaacaaaacaatttcttttgctGGTTGTGTGACGCAGTTCCATGGCTTTGCGTTCTTTGCGACTGCTGAGTGTCACCTCCTTGCTGTCATGGCCTACGACCGCTATGTTGCCATCCGCAACCCGCTGCTCCACGTGGTGGTCATCTCCAGGTGCCTTTGTCAGCAGTTGGTGGCAGCTTCCTACATTGTCGCCTTTCTCAGCGCCATTGTGTACACAGTCTGCACGTTTGGGGGCTCATTCTGTGGTCCCAACCGGGTTGACCACTTCTTCTGTGATGCCAGCCCTGTGCTAAAGCTGGTGTGCTCTGACACCCACAGCAGTGAGATAGTCATCTTCATCACTGTTGCCATAAATGCCGGGGGCACAAGCATGGTCATCTTGCTCTCCTACATCTGTATCCTCCACACTGTCCTGAGGATGCACTCAGCAGGGAGCAGGTCCAGAGCCTTCAACACGTGTGCCTCCCATTTGATGGCCATTTCCCTGTTTTACGGGACGATTTTCTTCATGTACCTCCAACCCGCATCCAGCCATGGCAGCCTGGACAAGGTGGCCTCTGTGTTCTACACCTTGGTTACCCCCATGCTCAACCCACTCATCTACAGCCTGAGGAACAAGGAGGTGAAGGACGCTCTT AAATCCAGTGGAAGTCAGGATCTCAAGCTATAA
- the LOC118167789 gene encoding olfactory receptor 1020-like: MFMGFNHTVHGFILLGLAESPGMQLPLFGVFLLMYMLTLLGNLGMMALVRTDRGLNTPMYFFLGHFSFVDACYSTVIMPNMLVSLASGNKDISFEGCVTQLYSFMFFGIAECYLLAIMAYDRYAAVCNPLRYVVMLPQAVCIQLVSMSYVLGVLYAAIYTGCTFGGSFGRSNIINHFFCDVSPLLKLSDSDRLIRERVIFTFVSINGISTSGIIVVSYLYILSTVLRMSSTQSRSKAFNTCASHMMVISLFYGTGFFMYLLPSSSHKGVDKVASIFYTLVTPLLNPIIYCLRNREVKEASMRCAKRFLHLCLH, encoded by the coding sequence atgtttatggGATTTAACCACACAGTCCATGGCTTCATCCTCCTAGGACTTGCAGAGAGCCCAGGCATGCAGCTCCCACTCTTTGGGGTGTTTCTGCTGATGTACATGCTGACCCTCTTGGGGAATCTTGGCATGATGGCCCTGGTCAGGACTGACCGGGGCTTGaacacccccatgtacttcttccttggtcatttttcttttgttgatgCTTGTTACTCCACAGTCATCATGCCCAACATGCTGGTGTCCCTGGCCTCGGGGAACAAGGACATTTCCTTTGAGGGCTGTGTGACACAACTTTACAGCTTCATGTTCTTTGGGATTGCCGAATGTTACCTTTTGGCCATCATGGCATATGACCGCTACGCCGCTGTCTGCAACCCACTGCGCTACGTGGTCATGTTGCCTCAGGCGGTCTGCATCCAGCTGGTCTCAATGTCCTACGTCCTTGGTGTTCTTTATGCAGCGATTTACACTGGCTGCACATTTGGGGGATCTTTCGGGAGGTCCAACATAATCAATCATTTCTTCTGCGATGTCAGCCCCTTGCTAAAGCTCTCAGACTCTGACAGACTAATCAGGGAGAGGGTCATCTTCACTTTTGTTAGCATAAATGGGATTAGTACCAGTGGAATCATCGTAGTCTCGTACCTATACATCCTCTCCACCGTCCTAAGGATGAGCTCCACACAGAGCAGGTCCAAAGCCTTCAACACATGTGCCTCCCACATGATGGTCATCTCCTTGTTCTATGGGACGGGCTTCTTCATGTAtctcctgcccagctccagccacaAGGGCGTGGACAAGGTGGCCTCCATATTTTACACTCTGGTGACCCCTCTTCTCAACCCCATCATCTATTGCCTGAGGAACAGGGAAGTGAAGGAGGCTTCCATGAGATGTGCAAAGAGATTTCTCCATCTTTGTCTTCATTGA